The proteins below are encoded in one region of Aquisphaera giovannonii:
- a CDS encoding class I SAM-dependent rRNA methyltransferase — MPPRSPHPRPNPRPRPPSRGEEPPPTAIPDRSLEPEAALPTVAIRATGAHPFVFRKMIAGPVGAGVPNQGDLVRVVDREGRAIGYGLWNPRSQISLRMLWREAEPPGPAFWAGRIDRAVSLRRDLLKLDEQGNAYRVLHAEGDGLSGLIIDRFDDVLSVEVFSLGMYQRIGPILDLCAERLGTTHFRVRVDDRVAMQEDFPGRPLASPSLPPRVTIVEHGVKYRIHFDEGHKTGFFCDQRDNRRELARFCGGKAVLDACCYTGGFGLNALLRGGASEVTCVDLDEKAVALARENGNANNVRLNAIHADAFGYMRQMAANGKNYGVVVLDPPKLILDREEVSAGKRKYFDLNVLGIGLVEPGGLLLTCSCSGLLPAADFQYLLRAAARKAGRSVQLLAMTGAAADHPVALDAPEGAYLKAAWLRVGDPVPPVVEE; from the coding sequence ATGCCCCCCCGCAGCCCGCACCCCCGCCCGAATCCCCGCCCACGCCCCCCGTCGCGGGGCGAGGAGCCGCCGCCGACGGCGATCCCGGACCGCAGCCTCGAGCCCGAGGCCGCGCTGCCGACGGTCGCCATCCGGGCCACCGGGGCGCACCCGTTCGTCTTCCGGAAGATGATCGCCGGCCCCGTCGGCGCGGGGGTGCCCAACCAGGGGGACCTGGTCCGCGTCGTCGACCGCGAGGGCCGCGCCATCGGCTACGGGCTCTGGAATCCGCGCTCGCAGATCTCCCTGCGGATGCTCTGGCGCGAGGCCGAGCCTCCCGGGCCGGCCTTCTGGGCCGGCCGCATCGACCGCGCCGTCTCGCTGAGGCGGGACCTGCTGAAGCTCGACGAGCAGGGCAACGCGTATCGGGTCCTCCATGCCGAGGGGGACGGCCTGTCCGGCCTGATCATCGACCGCTTCGACGACGTCCTCTCGGTCGAGGTCTTCAGCCTCGGGATGTACCAGCGGATCGGCCCCATCCTGGACCTCTGCGCCGAACGCCTGGGGACGACCCACTTCCGCGTCCGCGTCGACGACCGGGTGGCCATGCAGGAGGATTTCCCGGGCCGCCCGCTGGCCAGCCCCTCGCTGCCGCCGCGGGTGACCATCGTCGAGCATGGGGTGAAGTACCGGATCCACTTCGACGAGGGGCACAAGACCGGCTTCTTCTGCGACCAGCGGGACAACCGCCGCGAGCTCGCCCGCTTCTGCGGCGGCAAGGCGGTCCTCGACGCCTGCTGCTATACCGGCGGCTTCGGCCTCAATGCGCTCCTCCGGGGCGGCGCGAGCGAGGTCACCTGCGTGGACCTGGACGAGAAGGCCGTGGCGCTGGCCCGGGAGAACGGCAACGCCAACAACGTGAGGCTCAACGCCATCCACGCCGATGCCTTCGGCTACATGCGGCAGATGGCCGCCAACGGGAAGAATTACGGGGTCGTCGTCCTCGACCCGCCCAAGCTGATCCTGGACCGCGAGGAGGTCTCGGCCGGCAAGCGGAAGTACTTCGACCTGAACGTCCTGGGCATCGGCCTGGTGGAGCCCGGCGGGCTGCTCCTGACCTGCTCGTGCTCCGGGCTGCTGCCCGCCGCCGATTTCCAGTACCTCCTCCGCGCGGCGGCCCGCAAGGCCGGCCGCTCGGTCCAGCTCCTGGCGATGACCGGGGCCGCGGCCGATCACCCGGTCGCCCTCGACGCGCCCGAGGGGGCGTACCTGAAGGCCGCCTGGCTCCGCGTCGGCGACCCGGTCCCGCCCGTCGTGGAGGAGTGA
- a CDS encoding outer membrane lipoprotein-sorting protein, with protein MRRRSTFHLAHVLASWAALAGAAPAVIGQEAEQAPAAAEGAARPAPGGEAAAAEPQPGDPVMMEKLLRQWEKQSSLLKTLDVAMFRKDTTPAWGTVEYYEGRALFQSPNLAFIDFSKIQLDDNKKPMKDAKGKWVSTHDERIVCTGTEVWQYKTDTKQIFVFPLQGNAQQKAVEEGPLPFLFNMKADDARRRYKMSYVKKDVKANAYLVRIEPRLAEDKETFSIAFVNLDCKFLLPVRIHMTSPDGKSTKDYTLGPMYPNKKVSESNFKGKVLPSPWKLVKNPMGQDNPRGPGAAPGAAGPRREAPAARPAAARRGAEGMQRE; from the coding sequence ATGCGACGGCGAAGCACATTTCATCTGGCCCATGTCCTGGCGTCCTGGGCGGCACTCGCCGGAGCCGCCCCTGCGGTGATCGGCCAGGAGGCCGAGCAGGCCCCCGCGGCGGCCGAGGGCGCGGCGAGGCCCGCTCCCGGCGGCGAGGCCGCGGCGGCCGAGCCTCAGCCCGGCGACCCCGTCATGATGGAGAAGCTCCTCAGGCAGTGGGAGAAGCAGAGCTCGCTCCTCAAGACGCTCGACGTCGCCATGTTCCGCAAGGACACCACGCCCGCCTGGGGCACGGTCGAGTATTACGAGGGCCGCGCCCTCTTCCAGAGCCCCAATCTCGCGTTCATCGACTTCAGCAAGATCCAGCTCGACGACAACAAGAAGCCCATGAAGGACGCCAAGGGGAAGTGGGTGTCCACCCACGACGAACGGATCGTCTGCACCGGCACGGAGGTCTGGCAGTACAAGACCGACACCAAGCAGATCTTCGTGTTCCCGCTGCAGGGCAACGCCCAGCAGAAGGCCGTGGAGGAGGGCCCGCTGCCCTTCCTCTTCAACATGAAGGCCGACGACGCCCGCCGGCGCTACAAGATGTCGTACGTCAAGAAGGATGTGAAGGCGAACGCCTACCTCGTGCGGATCGAGCCCAGGCTGGCGGAGGACAAGGAGACCTTCAGCATCGCCTTCGTCAACCTCGACTGCAAGTTCCTCCTGCCGGTCCGGATCCACATGACCTCCCCGGACGGCAAGAGCACCAAGGACTATACCCTCGGGCCGATGTACCCCAACAAGAAGGTGAGCGAGTCGAACTTCAAGGGCAAGGTGCTCCCCAGCCCGTGGAAGCTCGTCAAGAACCCGATGGGCCAGGACAACCCTCGGGGCCCGGGGGCCGCGCCCGGGGCCGCCGGGCCACGCCGCGAGGCGCCCGCCGCACGGCCCGCCGCGGCCCGGCGAGGGGCCGAGGGGATGCAGCGGGAATGA
- the thiO gene encoding glycine oxidase ThiO, giving the protein MVVVGGGVIGLSVAYALAREGVGCVVLDRRELGREASWAGAGMLPPPSEPPDRPGAKPLPPLSALRSWSATLHPAWSEALREETGIDNGYRRCGGVDVACDEAEEQSLRATAGRWRAERIVHERLEAADCARVEPALGPALRAAYYLPDRAQIRNPRHLAALATAAGRRGVDLRPWRAFEGFDIRGGQVVAVRAGGGSIACSWVVMAAGAWSGGLLEGAGIRAPTPPVKGQIVLLRDDRPLLRRIVEHGRLYLVPRDDGRILVGATEEHAGFDTRPTAEGARALLDEALRLCPCLGRAEVERTWAGLRPGSMDSKPYIGPAPGLPNLVLATGHKRAGLQLSPATAELVAAQILGRPTALDISAFRADREADASEDAFRS; this is encoded by the coding sequence GTGGTCGTGGTCGGTGGCGGGGTGATCGGCCTGTCGGTCGCCTATGCGCTGGCGAGGGAGGGGGTCGGCTGCGTCGTCCTGGATCGCAGGGAGCTCGGCCGGGAGGCGTCGTGGGCCGGGGCCGGGATGCTGCCGCCGCCGAGCGAGCCGCCGGATCGGCCGGGGGCGAAGCCCTTGCCGCCGCTGTCGGCGTTGCGGTCGTGGAGCGCCACGCTCCATCCGGCGTGGTCGGAGGCGCTCCGCGAGGAGACGGGGATCGACAACGGCTACCGGCGTTGCGGGGGCGTGGACGTGGCCTGCGACGAGGCCGAGGAGCAGTCCCTGCGGGCGACCGCCGGCCGGTGGCGGGCCGAGCGGATCGTCCACGAGCGGCTCGAGGCGGCCGATTGCGCCCGCGTCGAGCCGGCGCTCGGGCCGGCGTTGCGGGCGGCCTATTACCTGCCCGATCGCGCCCAGATCCGCAACCCGCGGCACCTCGCCGCGCTGGCGACCGCGGCGGGCCGGCGCGGCGTGGACTTGCGCCCGTGGCGGGCGTTCGAGGGGTTCGACATCCGGGGCGGCCAGGTCGTCGCCGTGCGGGCCGGCGGCGGGTCGATCGCCTGCTCGTGGGTCGTGATGGCGGCCGGGGCGTGGTCCGGGGGGCTCCTCGAAGGGGCCGGGATCCGCGCCCCGACGCCGCCGGTGAAGGGCCAGATCGTGCTCCTCCGCGACGACCGGCCGCTGCTGCGGCGGATCGTGGAGCACGGCCGGCTCTACCTCGTCCCCCGGGACGACGGGCGTATCCTCGTCGGCGCGACGGAGGAGCACGCCGGCTTCGACACCCGGCCGACCGCGGAGGGGGCCCGGGCGCTGCTGGACGAGGCCCTCCGCCTCTGCCCCTGCCTGGGGCGGGCGGAAGTCGAGCGGACGTGGGCGGGGCTTCGGCCCGGCAGCATGGACTCGAAGCCCTACATCGGCCCCGCTCCCGGCCTGCCCAACCTCGTCCTCGCGACCGGACACAAGCGCGCCGGCCTCCAGCTCTCGCCGGCCACGGCCGAGCTGGTCGCGGCGCAGATCCTGGGCCGGCCGACGGCCCTGGACATCTCCGCCTTCCGGGCGGATCGCGAGGCGGACGCGTCGGAGGATGCGTTCCGGTCCTGA
- a CDS encoding NfeD family protein, producing MICLTPARHGLAIGAIAIAVAASSAPRAARADAPAAEATPGQFFTITEPITDETIQHIRAATRQLVDRNAGAPKGKAPILVFEFLPGETAPGTSQFGSSYDLANLIAKELGGAKMTVAFVPQPLKGYAVLPAMACTEIVMSEGASLGPITPENATPDPAFRDPIRFLALRKTRDPDLLLGLFDRDADLRLVRTLDNALHYVLPERLEEFRRSHQVKSEESAWEGGQRGVLTAERARAEGFSKATVAHPADVARIYQIAGQSSVEDPTLGQAIRPVWIRIHGPLDSVKVGYLSRRIEQARQEKVNLVFFQIDSPGGLDTAADGLADQIAAITDMKTVAYVDDRALGVAALLPLACRDIVLKKTARMGDVRQILSSRSSRLENLTEAQVQILARKAAFLAGKKGHPEAVARAMVDPSLEVVEAKDTKTGAVVLLSREEAEASKGRLQGIRTRKDPGRVLTLTAEDAASYGLGQAVGNDEELKGLYGLQGKNIRVDGPSWVDTLVSVLTDPYVSWLLLFVGLFMLVIELKLPGIGLPAITSALAFLLFFWSHYLSGTADQLEIILFLVGLVCLGIELFVFPGFGIFGMPGILLMLASIVMASHTFVWPTQDYEFREMGFTLVQIILALVAVGGGAMAVARYLPSIPFLNRLVLKPEPWTGFEAEDPAAKPPMEGYESLTFLIGETGRTTSPLRPTGKARFGNLLVDVTADGFYVDSDSLVEVVDVQGPKVIVKQML from the coding sequence ATGATCTGCCTCACTCCCGCGCGTCACGGACTGGCCATCGGGGCGATCGCCATCGCCGTCGCGGCCTCCTCCGCACCCCGGGCCGCCCGGGCGGATGCCCCGGCCGCCGAGGCCACGCCCGGCCAGTTCTTCACCATCACCGAGCCGATCACCGACGAGACCATCCAGCACATCCGCGCCGCGACCCGCCAGCTCGTCGACCGCAACGCGGGGGCACCCAAGGGCAAGGCCCCGATCCTGGTCTTCGAATTCCTCCCCGGCGAGACGGCTCCGGGGACCAGCCAGTTCGGCAGCTCGTACGACCTCGCCAACCTGATCGCCAAGGAGCTCGGCGGCGCCAAGATGACGGTGGCGTTCGTGCCCCAGCCGCTGAAGGGGTACGCGGTGCTGCCGGCGATGGCCTGCACCGAGATCGTGATGTCCGAGGGGGCGTCGCTCGGCCCGATCACCCCGGAGAACGCGACGCCCGACCCGGCCTTCCGCGACCCGATCCGGTTCCTCGCCCTCCGCAAGACGCGCGACCCCGACCTGCTGCTGGGCCTCTTCGACCGCGACGCCGACCTCCGCCTGGTCCGCACGCTCGACAACGCGCTCCATTACGTGCTGCCCGAACGGCTCGAGGAGTTCCGGCGGTCGCATCAGGTGAAGTCCGAGGAATCGGCCTGGGAGGGCGGCCAGCGCGGGGTGCTCACCGCCGAGAGGGCGCGGGCCGAGGGCTTCAGCAAGGCCACCGTGGCCCACCCCGCGGACGTCGCGCGGATCTACCAGATCGCCGGCCAGTCATCGGTGGAGGACCCGACGCTCGGCCAGGCGATCCGGCCGGTCTGGATCCGGATCCACGGCCCGCTCGACTCGGTCAAGGTCGGCTACCTCTCGAGGCGGATCGAGCAGGCGCGCCAGGAGAAGGTGAACCTCGTCTTCTTCCAGATCGACAGCCCCGGCGGGCTCGACACCGCGGCCGACGGCCTGGCCGACCAGATCGCCGCGATCACGGATATGAAGACGGTCGCGTACGTGGACGACCGGGCGCTCGGCGTCGCCGCGCTGCTGCCCCTGGCCTGCCGCGACATCGTCCTCAAGAAGACGGCCCGCATGGGGGACGTGCGCCAGATCCTCTCGTCCCGGAGCAGCCGGCTGGAGAACCTGACCGAGGCCCAGGTCCAGATCCTGGCTCGCAAGGCCGCCTTCCTCGCCGGCAAGAAGGGCCACCCGGAGGCCGTCGCCCGCGCCATGGTGGACCCGTCCCTGGAGGTGGTCGAGGCGAAGGACACGAAGACGGGCGCCGTGGTGCTGCTGTCCCGCGAGGAGGCCGAGGCGAGCAAGGGGCGGTTGCAGGGGATCCGGACCCGCAAGGATCCCGGGCGGGTCCTCACCCTCACGGCGGAGGACGCCGCGTCCTATGGGCTGGGCCAGGCCGTGGGCAACGACGAGGAGCTCAAGGGGCTCTACGGGCTCCAGGGCAAGAACATCCGCGTGGACGGCCCGAGCTGGGTGGACACGCTCGTCAGCGTGCTGACCGACCCCTACGTGAGCTGGCTGCTGCTGTTCGTCGGGCTCTTCATGCTGGTGATCGAGCTCAAGCTCCCGGGCATCGGCCTGCCGGCGATCACCTCCGCGTTGGCGTTCCTCCTCTTCTTCTGGAGCCACTACCTCAGCGGCACCGCCGACCAGCTCGAGATCATCCTGTTCCTCGTCGGCCTCGTCTGCCTGGGCATCGAGCTCTTCGTCTTCCCCGGCTTCGGCATCTTCGGGATGCCCGGCATCCTGCTCATGCTCGCGAGCATCGTGATGGCGAGCCACACCTTCGTCTGGCCGACCCAGGACTACGAGTTCCGCGAGATGGGCTTCACCCTCGTGCAGATCATCCTCGCCCTCGTCGCCGTCGGCGGCGGCGCGATGGCCGTGGCGAGGTACCTGCCGTCCATCCCGTTCCTCAACCGCCTGGTCCTCAAGCCCGAGCCCTGGACGGGCTTCGAGGCCGAGGACCCGGCGGCCAAGCCGCCGATGGAGGGGTACGAGTCGCTCACCTTCCTGATCGGCGAGACCGGCCGCACCACGTCGCCCCTCCGGCCGACGGGGAAGGCCCGCTTCGGCAACCTGCTGGTGGACGTCACGGCCGACGGCTTCTACGTCGACTCCGACTCGCTCGTGGAGGTCGTGGACGTCCAGGGCCCGAAGGTCATCGTCAAGCAGATGCTGTAG
- the floA gene encoding flotillin-like protein FloA (flotillin-like protein involved in membrane lipid rafts) — MSAPLFAQVNAPSTAPTLFYLLIILIGVIVLLLCIFLAKYFNLWIQAKMTQANVSIWDLVGMTFRKVNPNIIVRSKIMAYQSGLTEKDGVTTRALEAHFLAGGNVPNVVRALIAANRADIPLSYKRAAAIDLAGRNVLEAVQTSVNPKVIPCPDPTQGRQTIDGVAKNGIQLKVKAKVTVRTNLDRLVGGATDETIIARVGEGIVNAIGSADTHEMVLERPDSISKRVLEKGLDAGTAYEILSIDIADIDVGDNIGANLQALRAEADTRVARAKAEERRAFGAAKEQEMLAHVQENRAKVVAAEAEVPMAIAEAFRKGNLGINDYYQLRNIQADTEMRSSIAGTGNAVRREVAPSPQ, encoded by the coding sequence ATGAGCGCCCCGCTCTTCGCGCAGGTGAACGCGCCGTCCACGGCACCAACCCTGTTCTACCTGTTGATCATCCTGATCGGCGTCATCGTCCTGCTGCTGTGCATCTTCCTGGCCAAGTACTTCAACCTCTGGATCCAGGCCAAGATGACGCAGGCGAACGTGAGCATCTGGGACCTCGTGGGCATGACCTTCCGGAAGGTGAACCCCAACATCATCGTCCGTTCCAAGATCATGGCCTACCAGTCGGGCCTGACCGAGAAGGACGGCGTGACGACCCGGGCGCTGGAGGCGCACTTCCTGGCCGGCGGCAACGTGCCCAACGTCGTCCGCGCGCTGATCGCGGCCAACCGGGCGGACATCCCGCTCTCGTACAAGCGGGCCGCGGCCATCGACCTGGCGGGCCGGAACGTGCTCGAGGCCGTGCAGACGAGCGTGAACCCCAAGGTCATCCCGTGCCCGGATCCGACCCAGGGCCGGCAGACGATCGACGGCGTCGCCAAGAATGGCATCCAGCTCAAGGTGAAGGCCAAGGTCACGGTCCGCACGAACCTCGACCGGCTGGTCGGCGGCGCGACCGACGAAACCATCATCGCCCGGGTCGGCGAGGGCATCGTCAACGCGATCGGCTCGGCGGACACGCACGAGATGGTCCTCGAGCGGCCCGACTCGATCTCCAAGCGCGTGCTGGAGAAGGGGCTGGACGCCGGCACGGCCTACGAGATCCTCTCCATCGACATCGCGGACATCGACGTCGGCGACAACATCGGCGCGAACCTCCAGGCCCTGCGGGCCGAGGCCGACACCCGCGTCGCCCGCGCCAAGGCCGAGGAGCGGAGGGCCTTCGGCGCGGCCAAGGAGCAGGAGATGCTCGCCCACGTCCAGGAGAACCGGGCGAAGGTCGTGGCGGCGGAGGCCGAGGTGCCGATGGCGATCGCCGAGGCCTTCCGGAAGGGGAACCTCGGGATCAACGACTACTACCAGCTCCGGAACATCCAGGCGGACACCGAGATGAGGAGCTCGATCGCGGGGACCGGCAATGCGGTCCGTCGCGAGGTGGCCCCCTCGCCGCAGTGA
- a CDS encoding thioredoxin family protein, with the protein MAYRSRAHGAGVGLAAIFLVIGGPAYAPSCARAGEAEETSEIAWRGDYSRAFDEARAREQLLWIQFTGPWCPNCTRMEQDTFPDPAVKERARSSFVAVRLRADVDEQLALGFGLTGLPATVVVSPSRDVLAVRQGYLGPRELDALLADALERRRAKLEAARRLVSNDPRTQSSAGAKPAAGRSEGPSRPRDSAPKNDERLALSGYCPVSLVSDKKLITGQTEYAVVHEGRLYRFANLLTFNLFRRDPGRYIPVNGGNCPVSELDRHATQPGSPRHGVLFQGRLFLCSSEADRRAFLAQPEKYAAIDVAERGYCPHCLSQQGLLVRGDPRVELNREGKRYWFPDASHREAFVATASASSGTERR; encoded by the coding sequence ATGGCATACCGATCCCGCGCGCACGGGGCCGGCGTCGGCCTCGCCGCAATCTTCCTCGTCATCGGCGGCCCGGCTTACGCCCCCTCCTGCGCCCGCGCCGGAGAGGCGGAAGAGACCTCGGAGATCGCCTGGCGAGGCGACTACTCGCGGGCGTTCGACGAAGCCCGCGCGCGTGAACAGCTCCTCTGGATCCAGTTCACCGGCCCGTGGTGCCCGAACTGCACGCGGATGGAGCAGGACACCTTCCCCGACCCGGCGGTGAAGGAGCGAGCCCGGTCCTCGTTCGTCGCGGTCCGCCTCCGCGCCGACGTCGACGAGCAGCTCGCGCTCGGTTTCGGGCTGACCGGCCTCCCCGCCACCGTGGTCGTCTCCCCCTCGCGGGACGTGCTCGCGGTCCGGCAGGGCTACCTCGGGCCCCGCGAGCTGGACGCCCTCCTGGCCGACGCCCTGGAACGGCGACGGGCGAAGCTCGAGGCCGCCCGGCGGCTCGTCTCGAACGACCCCCGGACGCAGTCGTCGGCCGGGGCGAAGCCCGCGGCCGGCCGTTCGGAGGGCCCCTCGAGGCCGCGCGACTCCGCGCCGAAGAACGACGAGCGGCTCGCCCTCTCCGGCTATTGCCCGGTCAGCCTCGTCTCCGACAAGAAGCTGATCACCGGCCAGACCGAGTACGCGGTGGTCCACGAGGGTCGTCTCTACCGGTTCGCCAACCTCCTGACGTTCAACCTCTTCCGCCGCGACCCGGGGCGGTACATCCCGGTCAACGGCGGCAATTGTCCGGTCTCGGAGCTGGACCGCCACGCGACGCAGCCGGGCAGCCCGCGGCATGGCGTCCTCTTCCAGGGCCGCCTCTTCCTCTGCTCGTCCGAGGCCGATCGCCGGGCCTTCCTCGCCCAGCCGGAGAAATACGCGGCGATCGACGTGGCCGAGCGCGGGTACTGCCCGCACTGCCTCTCGCAGCAGGGCCTCCTCGTCCGCGGCGACCCGCGGGTCGAGCTGAACCGCGAGGGCAAGCGCTACTGGTTCCCCGACGCGTCCCACCGCGAGGCCTTCGTGGCCACCGCGTCCGCCTCCTCGGGAACCGAGCGGCGCTGA
- a CDS encoding NfeD family protein gives MGVIFWPSVFLICGLLLILLEVLIPSGGVIGICSLACLALCLWYAFSTSLGLGATFLVVDLVAIPLTVSLAFSLWTRTPLGRKILLKPPEPEEIEDSHADSRLEGLAGREGRALTPLRPSGHVEVDGRRLGALAEGGFLPAGTLVRVLRVRSGEAIVREVAGLGAPPREEWRQPIVEPERPDVRDVAGPIPTTPRTAEAVSTLEEAP, from the coding sequence ATGGGCGTCATCTTCTGGCCGTCGGTCTTCCTGATCTGCGGGCTGCTGCTGATCCTCCTGGAGGTCCTCATCCCCTCCGGCGGCGTCATCGGCATCTGCTCGCTCGCCTGCCTCGCGCTCTGCCTCTGGTACGCCTTCTCCACGTCGCTCGGCCTGGGCGCGACGTTCCTCGTCGTGGACCTGGTGGCGATCCCCCTGACCGTGTCGCTGGCGTTCTCGCTCTGGACGCGGACGCCGCTGGGCCGGAAGATCCTCCTGAAGCCCCCCGAGCCCGAGGAGATCGAGGACTCGCACGCCGATTCGAGACTGGAAGGCCTCGCGGGTCGCGAGGGCCGCGCCCTGACGCCCCTGCGGCCCAGCGGGCACGTCGAGGTCGACGGCAGGCGTCTGGGGGCGCTCGCCGAGGGCGGCTTCCTGCCGGCGGGCACCCTCGTCCGGGTCCTCCGGGTGCGGTCCGGCGAGGCCATCGTCCGGGAGGTCGCTGGACTTGGCGCCCCCCCGCGGGAAGAATGGCGACAGCCGATCGTCGAGCCGGAACGCCCCGACGTCCGCGACGTGGCCGGGCCGATCCCGACGACTCCAAGGACCGCCGAGGCGGTCTCCACCCTTGAGGAGGCTCCATGA
- a CDS encoding acyltransferase family protein, with translation MSTVPAPIELEPTKAQRRHDLDALRAFAMLLGIALHASMSFIPGLPWPVQDTQQAGWFMVLFLAIHGFRMPLFFLVSGFFTALLWQRRGPGGLIRNRTLRILVPCLLGLVTVVPAISVLPALATGRSLVVSAADDGSLIGAIRFGDAAAVRARLDEGAEIEAPDPAIQARPLSWAALRGDLDIARLLLERGADLKGLNEDLSTPLHAAAFTARPDLVRLFLEKGADPGVRGKDGSRPLEAARADWELVKGIADYIHIPVGDREEFERRRAEVIRILEPVSPGSAAVASTETPRATGPFMGVLDAYEAAMGSERLAYKLGGQRFHLVKSSVFAHLWFLWFLCWLAPLFVLFMAVATTIGLPRPSRRLVVSPANLLWLIPLTFVPQYFMGIKYPLLGPDTAEGLVLPPHLLLYYGIFFGFGALYYFTGDPEDRLGRNWRVSLPVALLVLIPAGIATMAGSRPLTALIQAAYVWLMCFGLLGLFRKIHPEENRAVRYLSDSSYWLYLTHLAVVMTAQVLVQGWSLPATLKFGIVFAGTVAPLLLAYQLLVRHTWIGWLLNGTRHRPAPAPEAEAPAATASA, from the coding sequence ATGTCCACGGTCCCCGCCCCCATCGAGCTCGAGCCGACCAAGGCGCAGCGGCGTCACGACCTGGACGCCCTGAGGGCGTTCGCCATGCTGCTGGGCATCGCCCTGCACGCGTCGATGTCCTTCATCCCGGGCCTGCCCTGGCCGGTGCAGGACACGCAGCAGGCCGGCTGGTTCATGGTCCTGTTCCTGGCCATCCACGGCTTTCGCATGCCGCTCTTCTTCCTGGTGAGCGGCTTCTTCACCGCCCTGCTCTGGCAACGCCGAGGCCCGGGGGGGCTGATCCGGAATCGGACGCTCCGCATCCTGGTCCCCTGCCTCCTGGGCCTGGTCACGGTCGTCCCGGCCATCTCGGTGCTCCCCGCCCTGGCGACCGGGCGGTCGCTGGTCGTCTCCGCGGCCGACGACGGCTCGCTCATCGGCGCGATCCGGTTCGGCGACGCGGCCGCCGTGAGGGCCCGGCTCGACGAGGGCGCGGAGATCGAGGCGCCCGACCCCGCCATCCAGGCCCGGCCGCTCTCGTGGGCGGCCCTGCGGGGGGACCTCGACATCGCACGGCTCCTCCTCGAGCGGGGGGCGGACCTGAAGGGGCTGAACGAGGACCTGTCCACGCCCCTCCACGCGGCCGCGTTCACGGCGAGGCCGGACCTCGTCCGCCTCTTCCTGGAGAAAGGGGCCGACCCCGGCGTGCGGGGCAAGGACGGCTCCCGCCCGCTGGAAGCCGCCCGGGCCGACTGGGAGCTGGTCAAGGGGATCGCGGATTACATCCACATCCCGGTCGGCGATCGCGAGGAGTTCGAGCGACGCCGCGCCGAGGTCATCCGGATCCTCGAGCCCGTCTCGCCGGGCTCCGCGGCCGTGGCCTCGACCGAGACGCCCCGGGCGACCGGGCCGTTCATGGGCGTGCTCGACGCCTACGAGGCGGCGATGGGCTCGGAACGCCTGGCCTACAAGCTCGGGGGCCAGCGGTTCCACCTGGTGAAGAGCTCCGTCTTCGCGCACCTGTGGTTCCTCTGGTTCCTCTGCTGGCTCGCCCCGCTCTTCGTCCTGTTCATGGCGGTGGCGACGACGATCGGGCTGCCCCGGCCGTCCCGGCGGCTCGTCGTCTCGCCGGCCAACCTCCTCTGGCTGATCCCCCTGACGTTCGTCCCGCAATACTTCATGGGGATCAAATACCCGCTCCTGGGGCCGGACACGGCGGAAGGCCTGGTCCTGCCGCCCCACCTGCTCCTCTACTACGGGATCTTCTTCGGATTCGGGGCGCTGTACTACTTCACGGGCGACCCCGAGGACCGGCTCGGCCGGAACTGGCGGGTGTCGCTCCCCGTCGCCCTCCTGGTCCTCATCCCCGCGGGGATCGCGACGATGGCGGGCAGCAGGCCGCTGACCGCCCTGATCCAGGCCGCCTACGTCTGGCTGATGTGCTTCGGCCTGCTGGGACTGTTCCGGAAGATCCACCCGGAGGAGAACCGGGCCGTCCGCTATCTCTCGGACTCGTCGTACTGGCTCTACCTGACGCACCTGGCCGTGGTGATGACCGCGCAGGTGCTCGTCCAGGGCTGGTCCCTGCCCGCGACCCTGAAGTTCGGGATCGTCTTCGCGGGGACCGTGGCGCCGCTGCTGCTGGCGTATCAACTGCTCGTCCGCCACACATGGATCGGCTGGCTGCTCAACGGCACGCGGCACCGCCCCGCCCCCGCCCCCGAGGCCGAGGCGCCGGCGGCTACAGCATCTGCTTGA
- a CDS encoding metal-dependent transcriptional regulator, whose amino-acid sequence MASLTVENYVKTIALIATRRPADQAVSTGELAQAMRVSPGTVTGMLKTLSEASLATYTPYEGARLTPAGERLALKVIRRHRLLELFLVHTLEMSWDEVHEEAEHMEHAASERLIDRIDAFLGYPAVDPHGDPIPRADGSLTEPEGTPLAQCPPRRTFRVVRVMDQDPAFLRYLSECGLDLHAAGVLEENRPESGAVVCRMGEEGRAVALGLGAAAKVLVRID is encoded by the coding sequence GTGGCCAGCCTGACCGTCGAGAACTACGTCAAGACGATCGCCCTGATCGCCACCCGAAGGCCCGCCGACCAGGCCGTCTCCACGGGCGAGCTCGCGCAGGCGATGCGGGTTTCGCCCGGCACGGTCACGGGCATGCTCAAGACCCTCTCCGAGGCGAGCCTCGCGACCTACACCCCCTACGAGGGGGCCCGCCTGACGCCCGCCGGCGAACGCCTCGCGCTGAAGGTCATCCGCCGCCATCGGCTCCTCGAACTCTTCCTCGTGCACACGCTGGAGATGTCCTGGGACGAGGTGCACGAGGAGGCCGAGCACATGGAGCACGCCGCGTCGGAGCGTCTGATCGACCGGATCGACGCCTTCCTCGGCTATCCCGCGGTGGACCCGCACGGCGACCCCATCCCCCGCGCCGACGGCTCGCTGACGGAGCCGGAAGGGACGCCCCTGGCCCAGTGCCCGCCGCGGCGGACCTTCCGCGTGGTCCGCGTCATGGACCAGGATCCGGCCTTCCTCCGGTACCTCTCGGAGTGCGGGCTCGACCTCCACGCGGCGGGCGTCCTGGAGGAGAACCGGCCGGAGTCCGGCGCGGTCGTCTGCCGGATGGGGGAGGAGGGGCGGGCCGTGGCGCTGGGCCTCGGCGCCGCGGCGAAGGTCCTCGTGCGGATCGATTGA